In Debaryomyces hansenii CBS767 chromosome A complete sequence, a genomic segment contains:
- a CDS encoding DEHA2D02134p (weakly similar to uniprot|P06838 Saccharomyces cerevisiae YML095C RAD10 Single-stranded DNA endonuclease) — translation MSNSNEKDPIDSTSFRSILSGVKRMRDQYNVDENESIRTEVQPQADDIINDETGKTKQSKSEETHSTRANIQISNSNEVQRNNNGLNTTIKTNASSNPPNTTRSNTKINARGSNVQTYSSVQVSQSQKGNPLLTNSLMKSIPWSYNGSILSDYYINPTLQILFLSLKYHKLHPEYIWQRLKKLNKGSTIVDTSNDRVLRLLLVVVDIDAHQEILRKLSNFCIKQDLSLVLAWSFEEAGNYIGFCKQYELSSSKVKSAIKGTKSLEYQACVIDTLTGIRSINKTDSVKLLANCGSVKNIVLQSCKSNEDGGLNNIQGLGSRKLSNMRSVFSEPFIYNKEYD, via the coding sequence atgcTGAATTCCAATGAGAAAGATCCAATAGACTCAACTTCATTTCGGAGTATCCTAAGTGGAGTGAAGCGAATGAGGGATCAGTataatgttgatgaaaatgagaGTATACGAACGGAAGTACAACCTCAAGCAGATGATATAATAAACGACGAAACTGGCAAAACCAAGCAAAGCAAAAGTGAAGAAACTCATTCTACAAGAGCTAATatccaaatttcaaatagtaATGAAGTTCAAcgaaataataatggattAAATACCACCATTAAAACCAATGCCTCTAGCAATCCTCCTAATACTACCAGGAGCAATACTAAAATAAATGCAAGAGGAAGTAATGTACAAACATATTCTTCGGTTCAAGTATCACAGTCACAGAAGGGGAACCCACTTTTGACCAACTCTTTGATGAAAAGTATACCTTGGTCATATAACGGATCAATTCTTTCGGATTATTACATTAATCCAACATTACAAATACTATTCctttcattaaaatatcataaGTTACACCCCGAGTATATATGGcaaagattgaagaagttgaacAAGGGATCTACGATAGTAGATACTTCCAATGACAGGGTACTcagattattattagtagTTGTCGATATCGATGCTcatcaagaaattttacGTAAATTACTGAATTTTTGTATTAAACAAGACCTCTCACTAGTATTGGCATGGTCATTTGAGGAAGCTGGAAATTATATTGGTTTCTGTAAACAGTATGAATTGTCATCATCTAAGGTAAAGTCTGCAATTAAGGGTACTAAGAGCTTAGAGTATCAAGCATGTGTAATTGACACACTCACAGGAATAAGATCAATAAACAAAACTGATTCTGTTAAGTTATTAGCGAACTGTGGATCAGTAAAGAACATTGTTTTACAAAGTTGCAAAAGCAACGAGGATGGAGGTTTGAATAACATCCAAGGTTTGggatcaagaaaattacTGAACATGAGATCTGTATTTCTGGAaccatttatttataataaagaatacGACTAA